Part of the Citrobacter sp. Marseille-Q6884 genome, TTCTTTGGTGCTCAACCAGGCGTACCGCCACGTCATCAGAATGCCGGACGGCTCCTTGCTTAACCGTTACTGGGACGACAGGGATACCCCCCGCGATGAGTCGTGGATCGAGGATGTAGAGACCGCCAAGCATTCAGGTCGCCCTCCCAATGAGGTCTATCGGGATCTGCGTGCCGGCGCGTCTTCCGGTTGGGATTACTCGTCACGCTGGCTTCGCGACGCGGGTCGCCTTGCCAGTATTCGCACGACTCAGTTTATCCCAATCGACCTGAACGCCTTCCTGTACAAGCTTGAAAGCACTATCGCCAACATTTCTGCGCTAAAAGGCGAACGGGAAACCGAAGCGCTGTTTCGCCAGAAAGCCAGCGATCGCCGCGCCGCGGTGAACCGCTATTTGTGGGACGATGAAAACGGCTGCTACCGTGATTACGACTGGCGTCGCGAACAAATGGCCCTCTTCTCTGCCGCCAGTATCGTCCCTCTGTATGTCGGTATGGCGACCCATGAACAGGCCGACCGGCTCGCAAACACCGTTCGCAGCCGTTTGCTCACGCCCGGCGGTATTATGGCGACAGAGTATGAAACCGGTGAGCAGTGGGATAAACCTAACGGCTGGGCTCCGTTGCAGTGGATGGCCATTCAGGGATTCAAACTGTATGGCGATGACCATCTGGGGGATGAAATTGCCCGTAATTGGCTAAAAACCGTCAATCTTTTTTATCAGGAGCACCACAAGCTAATCGAGAAATACCACATCGCAGACGGCACGCCGCGCGAAGGTGGCGGCGGGGAATATCCGTTGCAGGATGGCTTTGGCTGGACCAATGGCGTAGTACGCCGGTTAATCGGTCTGTATGGCGAACCGTAGCGGTCAGGCTGCCTGATACACGTCAGGCAGTCAGTTAATCGCGTCATACAGCGCAGTATGGATTTTCTGCCATTTCTTGTTCTCTGCGCTTGGCTCCGCACGGGCGCGTCGTTGCGCCTGTTTGGCATCATACTGCTGACGCGCAATCACTTCCGGTACCGCGCAAAAACTTTGCAGATAGCTTTTATGCAGCGACGTGAGCGAGGCGCCATTCGACATCGCGTGACTCACGGTGCTCATAAAGCGTCGGCAAGGTTTAGCCTCATCCATCTGCGAGGGATAACGCAGCAGAAGTTTCAGTACATCAGTATTGCCCGCCGCGAATGCCTGTTCCGTCCACGCCAGCTTCCAGTCCATACCGCCCTGCAGGAACAGTGACGTGACGCGGGTATCGTTACGATCGATAGCGGCCCGCATGTTAAAAGCATCCCAGGTAATGCCCATTCGGGTCACCGATTCCCGGGCTGATGGCGCATCACGCCGCGGCTCTTCCTGCACGATTTCCATTGATTGTCCCGAAGGAGCGGGCGGCGCAGGGGTGTTGAATAACCAGAATGCGCCCAGTGATATCACCAGCACCATCACACCGACAGCAACCCATAACATGCCGGAAATCAGTTGTTCACGCTCTTCAGCCGTCCGCTGCGCCCGTTTATCCGGCGGATCGATACTGTCAGCAATTTCCTGTTTATCTCCGCCGGCCTGTTCGTCCTTTTGCCTTGCCGCTTCCCAGAACTGATGGACAAGAGATGTCTCAGACTCCAGATACGATGCGGGATTAACACGTGTGCGCCGCTCTTCAAACGCCCGCTGCACCGGATGCGTAATTTGTCGGTACTGGAAATTTAGCAACATGAACTGTACAGAGGTCAGCGGCTGCTGGGCAATGAGGCTGTTTCTCGCCAGTCGGCAATCATCCAGAAACATACGCAACGTTAGACGCGGCTCCACAAACAGCGTGAGCACCGAGGTATCGTTAAAAATCTGGGTAAAGTGGCGCACAAAGAGTTTCTTATCAACAACCATCAACGCCAGTTCGCTAAACAACATGCCGTCCAGCGCATCACGGCTTTCCGCCAGCTTGAGCCAGCGGCGTAGGCGATCCGCACCAAAGTGTTGTTTCAGGAAGCTGTTTAGCGGGTGTTGGTCTGGCCATACGCGGGCAATCAGCCCTTTTAGCGTTAACTCGATAGCACGAAGCTGGCGTTGCGCCCGCATCTGCGCATCCGGCTCCGCACTTTCCATGTCGGTCTGATAGTTCAGCAGCGGCTGTCGCTGGCGTAAATGTTCCAGCGAGGCCACGAAGCGCAGCGCAGAAATCAGCTGATTTTCGCTGACCTCCTGCCCACTTTCATACTGGGGCACATTCTGCTGAAGATGGCGTAACCGCAGGGTGAACTGGCTTAATTGCGCATCATTCATTTGCAAGCGTCTGGCCACGGCGCCCCACCCACCCAAATTGAGTCGGGCCTGGTCGAGTTGCTCCAGAAACCAGCGAGGATCTTTACCTTCTGCGACGTGTACACCTAACAACAACAAGATTTCCACCGACGCCTGGCGAATAATCCCCAAACAGTGTTCAAATGGCGTACATGTCGCCTGCAACGCGCTACTGGTCATTATCATCCCTAAAAGAGCCGCAAAAGTGCGACTTCACGATGGTATTTGTTTCTCTTTTTATAAAGTGGCACAGTGCAACGTTGTGCCGTTGTAAACTAAACACATTCATATAACAAATAAACATGTTTTACAGTGACAGCTGCATAATCCTTGAAAATACACCCGGAGATAAGTCCTTGCCCCTGTTGAGAACATCACGACTGACCTGTCGCCCGCTGACGGGAGATGACTGGCATTTTTTCCTGTCGTTGCAGCAGAATGCAGATGTCATGCGATTTGTTGCTGATGCCCGTACAGAAGAAGAGGTACGAGACGCCTTCAACTCACGCTTACCCGCATGGACTCCCGCAAGCCCACACTGGTTGTGTCTGGTCGTTTGCGATAACGGCACGGGGTCACCGCTGGGGATTACTGGATATATTCATGAAAACAATGAATGTGCCGAAGTCGGTTTCCTGTTTGCGCCTGAGGCACAGGGCAAAGGCTATGGTACGGAGTCCTTGCGCGCCGTTTGTGATTTTGCCTTTACCGCCGGTGGGATACGCCGACTGACAGCCTGCGTTACGGCGGGTAATTATGCTTCACGACAGTTGCTGGAAAAGGTGGGATTCGTACTCGAAGGCACACTACGCGAAAGCTACTGGCTGCAGCAAACCTGGCATGACGACTGGATTTTCGGGCTGTTAAAACAGGAATATCATCCGCTTCAGCCATAAGGCGTTTTACTGAATAAAACGGGCTGTTCGGCAACTACCGTCGCGGCTGGTTTTCTTTAGAATAATCCTCTTTTCAGAGGAATGATGATGCCGCGCTGCCCCGGACACTTTACCCCCGCCTGTATCGCATTTATTAAGCAATGGCAGGGTCTGTCGCTGGAAAAATACCAGGATCAAAACGGAATATGGGTCATCGGCTACGGGCATGAAATTACCGCAGATGAAAACTTCGATACGCCTATTTCCCTCGTGCAGGCAGAACAACTCCTGCTCAAGGATCTCTGTCGTTATGAAGCGCACCTGCGCGCGAAATTACCGCACCTACAAGATCGCTTTCAGCAAGAAGCGCTCATTGTGTGGATGCTCAGCGCAGGAATAACATCCATTCCTGCATCAGTAACGGGGTCAGTTAATATTTCACAGCCAGAGAGAGTCTGACTGTGAAATAATTCGCGGTTAATGTGATGCGTTTAACATCATCGCCGCCTGCGTACGGTTTTTCACTTCCAGGCGCTGATAAAGCGACTCAAGATGGGCTTTTACCGTCCCGGTGCTGATATTTAACATCCGACCTATTTGTTTATTTGATTCTCCCGCCGCCAGCATGGTCAGAATCTCTCGCTGACGTGCGCTTAACGATTTTATATTGTCGCCGCCGCTCTCCGGTGAGGTCAGACAATCCCGGGGGAGAAACATCATGCCCATCGCCACGCTGTTGAGCGCAAGGACGAACGTTTCCACGTCAGAGTCACGCGGCACAATGGCCAGCACGTTTAATTGCGTGACCTCCTGCAACCACTTTTTACGGCAATCGGTGGCCGTTATCAGTACCTTTACCGCCGAAAATGACTGCGCGATTTTTTGCAGTAATTCCCGGCAAAACTCGCCATCGAAATCACCGTCAAGTATCACCAGCGCATTCGGATAGGCTTCCAGCTTTTGCCAAAGGTCATCTGCCTGATTGACACCCTGAACATCCACTCCTGGAATATGTTGTTGCAAACTTATATTCATTCCATGAATAAATATTGACTGCCTGTCAAACATGATTACCTGCATTATTTCTCTCCGTCTGAATAAGATATTAGCCTTAACACGCGGAAGGGTATTATCCTCGGGATAAAATAAGAACTCACCCTTTGGCGGAGGCCATTCTACCGACGAAAGGAGAAGAAAGAAGTCGAAATTATAAATCGTTACAGCTCAAACAAAAGGATTACATAATCCGATGAAAATAATGCCAGAGCATAAGAAATATCTTATTTTTGAGCTTCACAAATCTCTTATTAATATTATTTTCAGGCAGTCTATGATGTTGGCTAAAAATAAGAAATCCTGCGTCGTAAACGAATATGTTACAAAACGCAAGATAGCATTAAGTGCTTATTCAACTATCCACTCCCCGTTGAATAAGCACCTTACAGGATTAGAGGAACATTCCGCCAGACACTTCTATGCGCTGCGCCGTCATCCAGGCCAGCTCATCGCTAAGCAGTGCCGCAATCGCATCACCAATATCGTCAGGTAACCCGACGCGCCCCAGTGCTGTTTGCGAGGCGATGTAGGCATTCAACTGCGCATTGTCACGCACATTCCCGCCGCCAAAATCGGTTTCTATCGCGCCGGGCGCAATAATGTTCGCGGTAATCCCGCGCTCACCTAACTCTTTCGCCTGATAACAGGTGAGGACTTCCATTGCCCCTTTCATGGCGGCATATGCGCTATAACCTGGCAGTGCAAAACGTGACAACCCGCTCGAGACGTTAAGGATCCTGCCCCCCTTTCTCATCAGCGGTAAAAGACACTGCGTCAGGAAAAAAGGCCCTTTAAAGTGGATGTTCAAAAGTTGGTCAAATTGCGCTTCGGCGAAGGTTGAATACGGCGCGTTAATGCCGATCCCGGCGTTGTTCAATAAATAATCAAACGCATCGCTTTGCCACTCGGCTTGCAAGGTGTCCTGCACCTGCTGAACAAAAAGAGGAAAACCAGAAATATCCCCGACATTCAACGGCAATGCCGCAGCTTTTCCGCCAGATTGCCGAATTTCATCCACAACCTGCTGAGCCTCTTTTTCATTGCTGTTCCACGTCAGAATGATACCAATTCCTTTGCCTGCCAGTTTAAGCGCCGCGTTTTTACCAAGCCCACGACCGCCACCGGTCACTATTGCGATACGTTGCGTCATAAGAAACCTCATTTCAGGTGTGTGAAGATTGAGATAGAGCTTATTAGGTGTTAAAAAAACAATAAATATCGCTGACTGCGCATTACTGTTTCATTCAGAACAACAATAGGGCATGGGAATGGATAAAATTCACGCAATGCAGTTGTTCATCCGCGTCGCAGAACTGGAAAGCTTTTCTCGCGCTGCAGAGACTCTCGGACTCCCTAAAGGTAGCGTATCGCGCCAAATCCAGGCCCTGGAAAATCATCTGGGTACACAACTTCTGCACCGCACGACCCGGCGCGTCCAGCTCACGCAAGACGGCATGATCTATTACGAACGCGCGAAAGATCTGTTGAGCAATCTGGATGAGCTGGATGGGTTATTCCATCACGATCCGACCAGTATCAGCGGTAAGCTGCGGGTCGATATGCCGGTGGGTGTCGCGAGGAATCTGGTGATGCCCCGCCTGCCCGCTTTTTTGCATCAGTACCCAGGCCTTGAACTCGAACTCAGTAGCAGTGACCGCCTGGTGGATTTAATTCGTGAAGGCTTCGACTGCGTGGTGCGCGTCGGTACGTTGAAAGACTCGGGGCTGATTGCCCGTCCTCTGGGGAAACTCACACAGATAAACTGCGCCAGTCCGCAGTATCTTGCCCGCTTTGGTTATCCAGAAAGCCTGGAGGATTTGGCTTCCCATGCGGTTGTGCATTATTCGGTGAATTTAGGTACGCGCCCGCAGGGCTTCGAAGTGGCGACAGACACCGGCACGCGATGGATTAAAACCGGCGGCATGCTCACGGTGAATAGCACCGAAACCTACCATGCAGCCAGCCTGGCCGGACTGGGGATTATTCAGGTGCCGCGCGTGGGCGTACGCGATGCGCTACGTGCCGGTACGCTTGTGGAAGTGTTGCCGCAGTATCGTGCCGAGCCTCTGCCGGTTTCCCTGTTGTATCCGCAGCGTCGCAATCTCTCCCGTCGGGTACATCTGTTTATGGAGTGGCTGACCGGAGTAATGAAAGACTATGTGGATTAGTCTGCCAGGCCAATTTTCGGGATACGGGGCTGAGCAGGCTATAATGTCTTGAGTACACAAGATAAGGATCACCGATCGGATGACGCAGGAACACGACGAAAAGCACCCTACCCATTCACAAAAACAGGCTTCACAGCAGGAAGTCTCCACGTCACCGCTAAAAAATGCGAAGGCGAACCAGGCGCTGAACACAGCCAAAACGCTGGCAGAAAAAATCCAGAATCAGCCCGCCATCGCCCATCTGATCCGTGCCGCCGAGCGTTTTAATGACCGCATGGGAAATCAGTTTGGCGCGGCCATCACCTATTTCTCGTTCCTGTCGATGATCCCCATTCTGATGGTGTCATTTGCCGCGGCCGGTTTTATTCTCGCCTCGCACCCCACCTTGTTGCAGGACATCTTTAGCAAAATCCTGATGAACGTCAGTGACCCCACGCTTGCATCCACGCTGAAAAGCACCATCAACACTGCGGTTCAGCAGCGTACTACCGTTGGTCTGGTGGGGCTGGGGATCGCGCTCTATTCCGGGATTAACTGGATGGGGAATCTGCGCGAGGCCATTCGAGCCCAATCGCGGGATGTCTGGGAGCGCACGCCGCAAGATCAGGAAAAAATCTGGGTTAAGTATCTGCGTGATTTTATCTCATTGATCGGATTACTGATTGCGCTGATCGTCACCCTGTCCATCACGTCCATCGCGGGCTCCGCCCAGCAGATGATTATCTCCGCACTGTATCTCGACAGCATCGAATGGCTGAAACCCGCCTGGCGCATGATCGGCCTGGCGATCTCCATTTTTGCCAACTATTTGCTGTTCTTCTGGATTTTCTGGCGACTGCCGCGCCACCGCCCGCGCAGAAAAGCGCTTATTCGCGGCACCTTTATCGCCGCGCTCGGGTTTGAAGCGATCAAAATTATTATGACGTATACGCTGCCATCGCTGGTGAAATCACCATCAGGTGCGGCATTTGGTTCTGTGCTCGGGCTGATGGCTTTCTTCTACTTCTTCGCCCGTCTGACCCTGTTTTGCGCGGCCTGGATAGCCACAGCTGAATACAAAGATGACCCGCGAATGCCGGGGAAAACCCACCGCTAACGGGCAGTAGATGCCGGATAAGGTGACGCTTATCCGGCAGTGTTCCGATGCTTGCATCGACACCCGCCCTATTTTCCAGAATATAAATCCAACCCTTAACTTTTATTTAACCAAATTCTGGTTTTATCATCCAAGTTTTAAATTATGTGAAGCATTTCATAGAAGTTAAAACTTCAGCCTAAAAATTATCCCCTTTTTGCGTTGTTTTTGACCAGAATCAACGCCTGTTACAGATTGAAATGTCTCTTTTGCTGTGCGTAATATGACCATTCGTTCGACCAAAAATAAGAAAATATTATGCAAGCAACAGCCACAACGCTCGACAACGAACAGGAACACACCCCGGTTAACTCGCGCAATAAAGTCGTCGTCGCCTCACTCATCGGCACCGCCATTGAGTTCTTCGACTTCTACATTTACGCGACCGCCGCGGTGATCGTATTCCCCCATATCTTCTTCCCGCAGGGCGACCCGGCAGCGGCAACGCTTCAGTCTCTTGCCACCTTCGCTATCGCCTTTGTGGCGCGACCAATCGGCTCTGCCGTGTTCGGCCATTTCGGCGACCGCGTAGGGCGTAAAGTGACGCTGGTTGCTTCGCTGCTGACGATGGGGATCTCGACGGTCGTCATTGGTCTGTTGCCGGGTTATGAAACTATCGGTATTTTCGCACCACTGCTGCTGGCGCTGGCGCGTTTTGGGCAAGGTTTAGGCCTCGGCGGTGAATGGGGCGGCGCGGCGCTGCTGGCGACAGAAAATGCGCCGGCGCGTAAGCGCGCACTGTACGGCTCCTTCCCACAGTTGGGTGCGCCTATCGGCTTCTTCTTTGCCAACGGGACGTTCCTGCTGCTCTCCTGGTTGCTCACCGATGAGCAGTTTATGAGCTGGGGATGGCGCGTACCGTTCATCTTCTCAGCGGTGCTGGTGATTATCGGTCTGTACGTTCGCGTTTCGCTGCATGAATCTCCCGTCTTCGCCAAAGTGGCGGCGGCGAAAAAGCAGGTGAAAATCCCGCTGGGCACGTTGCTGACAAAACATGTTCGCGTAACCCTCCTCGGCACCTTCATCATGCTGGCGACCTATACGCTGTTCTATATCATGACCGTCTATTCCATGACATTCAGCACCGCCGCCGCCCCGGTGGGTCTGGGTTTACCACGTAATGAAGTCTTGTGGATGCTGATGATGGCGGTGATTGGCTTTGGCGTCATGGTGCCCGTGGCGGGTCTGCTGGCCGACGCCTTTGGTCGTCGCAAAAGCATGCTCATCATCACCACGCTGATCATTCTGTTCGCCCTGTTTGCGTTTAAACCGTTGCTGGGTTCCGGTAATCCGGCACTGGTGTTCGCCTTCCTGTTGCTGGGGCTGAGCCTGATGGGACTGACATTCGGCCCGATGGGTGCGCTGCTGCCGGAGCTGTTCCCGACTGAGGTTCGTTACACCGGGGCATCATTCTCGTATAACGTTTCATCGATTCTCGGCGCTTCCGTAGCCCCTTATATTGCCGCATGGTTACAGGGAAACTACGGCCTGCCAGCGGTGGGACTCTATCTGGCGTCAATGGCGACATTAACCCTGATAGCACTGCTGTTAACCCATGAGACGCGTCATCAGTCGTTGTAATGTGACTGCCGGATGGTTCCACCGCCATCCGGCAATACTTCCCGATTTTACTTCTTCATCTGCGACAAAATGGTCCGGCACTGATTCGCCTCGCCCTCAGAAGGGGAGATCAGCGCCAGCAGGGCGGCGGCGGGTGTGACCAGCGTCGCCAGCGCGGCAGCAACCGCGCCACGCGCAATCAGCGGCCCGGCTTTCACACCGGCCTGCGGATTTTTGAACGTCCCACGCACATACAGCGGTGAACGCAGCGTAATAATACGGATGCCCTTGCTCTCCGGGTCGATCGTTAAGTCCAGTTGCTCAGAAGCAAAGCTCGCGGTTCCGGTCACATTGATGACCGCATTTTCCGTATCGAAAGCAAAAATCTGTGGGCGGGCGACACCGTTGACGATATCCAGGTTCGCTGCCGCGCAGTTCACCCGCACCTCGTCATCACCGAATATCTGCCCGACAATATAGTTGCCCAGATTCAGCCCAACAATCTCCATCAGATTTCGGCTGATCAGCCCGTCATTCATCAGGAGTTTCAGATTGCCATTACTGTTTCCAAGCAGCGCGGCTATCGAATTCCCCGTACCGTTGAATTTGGCATCACCGTTCATTTCCCCCAACGTTTTCTGCATCAGTTCGACGTCCGGCATCAGCTGTTTTAGCTTCAGGCGACGCGCCTGAATATCTGCCTGCCCCCGCATCGGCTTTTTATCGCCTTCCAGATGGATTCGGGAAACGATACTGCCCCCTGCCAGACCAAATTTCAGCGGTTGCAGCCGCAGGTCGGCATTGTCCAGGATGATATGGGTAGAGAGATCGCTGATGGGCAGGCTACTACCGTGCTCAATACGCCGTCCTTTGAAGCGCACGTCAGCGTCCATGACGTCCCATTTGTCAGTCTCAAAGCGATCATAAGGTAAAACTTTACCCGCCGGTTGAACGCTCTTCTCACCTTTACGCTGCTCAGACTGTTTCGCCCGCTCCGCGCCTTTCCCGGAATCAACGCCAATCAGCGGTCCCAAATCTGCCAGCCGCAACTGACGCGACTCGACGTCCCCCTCCAGCTTCGGGCGTGGCTTACCGGTGGTATAGGCGAGCGTGCCGTGAATATCGCTGTCGCCAATGCGGCCATTAAAATCGCGGTAACGAAACACAGAGGATTTCCCGGTGCCGGTTTTTGCTACCAGCCGTCCGTCGGTTTCAAATGGCGGGGTGTCCGGCAGAAGTACACCGGTCAAATCGTATAAATCACCTAACGAATCGCCTGAGAATTTAAGCTGAAGATCCACGCCGCCAAGATTCATCGGGTCACTCACCGTTCCGACAAATGCCACCCGCGTGTTACCCGAGCGGAAGTCAGCTTGTACCGGAAAAGGGGTGCCCTCACTGCGTAACGCCAGCATTCCGCCGATTTTTCCCGTGCCGGTCAGCGGTTCGCCGTTATAGCGTCCTTGCGCTTTCAGACCAAAAACGTAGTCCTCAACGTTGACGCTTCCCTCTTTGCCTTTCGTTCCGGTGACTTCACTGAAGGGCAGCGGCTTGCCCAGCGGATCGACCAGAATCTCAAGCTCAGAACGAGTGACGTTATCATTGATGGCGATACGTCCCTGATCGAACAAAATATTGTCCAGCCGGAAAGACCAGTCGGAGGGAGGAGCATTAGGATCGCGGTTCTCATCCCCGGCCAGGGTAAAGGTCCAGTTGTTATTTTTCTCCGACAGGCGGATAAGCCGGGCATCCGGTTTCACCAGTTTGATCCAGGGTAACCAGACCGTTTTCGTCAGCAGGGCCAGCGGAGCGAGGGTCGCTTCCACGCGAGGAAGGTGCACCATGGTGACATCGGGAATATCAGGTGGGTTGCCAAGAATAATATCTTCAGCATGAACATGCGGCCACGGAACCCAGCTTCGCCAGCCGGTTTCCTGCTTCTGGCGCTCCCAGACCACGCCTAAATCCCCCCGTATCGCGAAGGGTCGATTGAGTTCAGTAGAGACTTTCTGGTTGATGGTCGGTTTGAGCCGGTTCCAGTCAAATGTCGCAATCACGATGATGAGTACGACGATCAACAACAAGAAAACCCCTGATACAACGGTCGTTATTTTGCCTGCTTTCGTCATAGGGTCGCTCCTCACTTCCTCCCTTGCCTGTCCTAAAGATAGTCCAGCAGGGCAAAAACGAGGCACACGACGCGTGCATCAGAGCGACAAGATCACCTCTTCAAGGGTATCCAGAGGAACCGGACGAGAGAGAAAATAGCCCTGTGCGGCAAACGCCGGTGAGTTTTGTACATCTCGCCACTCTTCCAGCGTTTCGACACCTTCGACAATCACTCCGCGGCAATAGCGGTTCATGAGCTGTAATAATAGGGTGAATAAATTCCGGCCTTCCGGTGTTTGGCGCAGCATAACGAAGAGATCCCGCGCCACTTTAATGTAGTCGTAGCTCACTTCGCTGAGGGCTGAGAAATTCGCCATCCCGGTCCCAAAATCATCCAGCCAGAGTGGGCCAAATTCGCACATCGAGGCAAAGGATGACCCTTTCGGCAACCGGATATGCTCCACCAGTTCAAAGCGCAGCCAGGGCAAGCATTCGATGCTTTTCAGAATATCGGGGTCCTGACGCATCGCAATTAATGTTGGGCCATCCACATTCACTGACGCCAGCAGACCGTGGGTGCTGAAAAATTCACTTTTTAACTGAAGCTGGTGAAGCTGTTCTTTCACCACATCGACCCGGTGTCGTACGGCCACTTCAGCAAAATAACGATCTGGCGCAATGCGCTGTGAAGGGTTATCGGGGTGTCTCACGACAGTCAGCAGCTCAACGGCCATTAACCGTCCG contains:
- a CDS encoding AsmA family protein; translated protein: MTKAGKITTVVSGVFLLLIVVLIIVIATFDWNRLKPTINQKVSTELNRPFAIRGDLGVVWERQKQETGWRSWVPWPHVHAEDIILGNPPDIPDVTMVHLPRVEATLAPLALLTKTVWLPWIKLVKPDARLIRLSEKNNNWTFTLAGDENRDPNAPPSDWSFRLDNILFDQGRIAINDNVTRSELEILVDPLGKPLPFSEVTGTKGKEGSVNVEDYVFGLKAQGRYNGEPLTGTGKIGGMLALRSEGTPFPVQADFRSGNTRVAFVGTVSDPMNLGGVDLQLKFSGDSLGDLYDLTGVLLPDTPPFETDGRLVAKTGTGKSSVFRYRDFNGRIGDSDIHGTLAYTTGKPRPKLEGDVESRQLRLADLGPLIGVDSGKGAERAKQSEQRKGEKSVQPAGKVLPYDRFETDKWDVMDADVRFKGRRIEHGSSLPISDLSTHIILDNADLRLQPLKFGLAGGSIVSRIHLEGDKKPMRGQADIQARRLKLKQLMPDVELMQKTLGEMNGDAKFNGTGNSIAALLGNSNGNLKLLMNDGLISRNLMEIVGLNLGNYIVGQIFGDDEVRVNCAAANLDIVNGVARPQIFAFDTENAVINVTGTASFASEQLDLTIDPESKGIRIITLRSPLYVRGTFKNPQAGVKAGPLIARGAVAAALATLVTPAAALLALISPSEGEANQCRTILSQMKK
- the pdeH gene encoding cyclic-guanylate-specific phosphodiesterase, translated to MIKQVTQQLSTPDASIESLQERRYWLQCERAYTYQPIYQTNGRLMAVELLTVVRHPDNPSQRIAPDRYFAEVAVRHRVDVVKEQLHQLQLKSEFFSTHGLLASVNVDGPTLIAMRQDPDILKSIECLPWLRFELVEHIRLPKGSSFASMCEFGPLWLDDFGTGMANFSALSEVSYDYIKVARDLFVMLRQTPEGRNLFTLLLQLMNRYCRGVIVEGVETLEEWRDVQNSPAFAAQGYFLSRPVPLDTLEEVILSL